Below is a genomic region from Spartinivicinus marinus.
TCTAAATATATGTTTGATTTCTTTTGTTTTAACGTCATATTCGCGAAGAGTCTAGACGTTACATTGTTGTAGGAAATATCATGCCAGAAATTAAACAGCTTTTTGCAAATAACACAAAATGGTCTGAGTCAATCAAATCAGAGAAACCCGAATATTTTGCCAAATTAAATCAAGGGCAAAGCCCTGGTTTTTTATGGATTGGCTGTTCCGATAGCCGTGTACCGGCTGAACGTTTAACTGGACTGCATTCAGGAGAACTGTTTGTTCATCGCAACGTAGCCAATCAGGTTATTCATACCGATTTAAATTGCTTATCTGTGGTTCAATATGCTGTTGATGTACTCAAGGTGAAACACGTAATTGTTTGTGGTCATTACGGTTGTGGTGGTGTTCAGGCCTCTATTGAAAACCCAAAGCTTGGGCTAATCAACAACTGGTTGCTTCATATCCGCGACTTATATCTTAAATATCGTACAAGTCTTGAAAGCCTACCCAAAGACCAATGGACAAATAAACTCTGTGAAATCAATGTAGCAGCGCAGGTATATAACCTGGGTCACTCTACCATCATGCAAAATGCTTGGGAGCGTGGGCAGGACATAGAAATCCATGGGGTGGTTTATGGGATTGGTGATGGCAAGCTGCTTGACTTGGGGATGAGCTGTTCAAGTAGAGATACTTTAGAAATGAATTATCAAACAGCCATGGAAAAAATAATCAACTCAGTGGCAATAAATAAAGCCCTTTAGTGAAAGGGTAAAGCAGCAGCAGTAGTTATTATGATCAAAAATAAGCCTTTTTCATTTTATACGTTGCTTAAAGGGATCGGCCCGGAATTATCTATTGTATTTATATATGCGATAGTGGTTGAACGAATTGATGAGCTTTTTAAAACCATTGAAATTCCGGTATATCTGGTGTCTATTCTTGGTACGTTTCTCAGCATATTGTGTTCTTTTATGCTTGCCCAATCTTATGATCGCTGGTGGGAAGCAAGAAAAATATGGGGAGGAATTGTTAATGAGTCTAGAACCCTCATAAGAAAAGTGATTACATTCGTGGGTGATGATCTAGCACAGCACCAGCATAATATTGCATTAAGACAAATTATCTGGTGCCATGCGATGGCTCAGCATTTACGGTATGATAAGTTTACTACGGTAGTTTTAAAGTATATTGAAAAAGAAAACATTGACAATCATGTGCCTAATACATTGCTTGATTTACACTATAATGAAGTCAATCAGCTTAGAAATAAAAGAGCTATTAATGAAATACAGCAATTGCAAATAAATAAGTCGCTGAATCTTATTTGTGATTACATGGGGCAGTGTGAAAGGATAAAGAACACAATATTTCCTATCTCATATAAACTGATTATAAAAATTGGGATCTATGTTTTTGCAACTATCCTTCCTGTTTCAATTAATGGTTTATCTGCACCAATTGAAATATTCATATCGTTCATGGTGCCATCTTTATTTCTTCTCATCTATGAGCTATGTGATGAAATTCAGGCCCCCTTTAAGAATAACCCTAATAGTATCCCAATAGAAAATATTGCTCATAAAATACAGCTAAATATAGAGGATATGTGTCACAAGAAACTACTCAAGCATGAGTACCACGAACACAAGCATTATGTGATATAAAGTAATTATATACCTAGTCAAAGCGAAGGTCTTATAAACCTTCAACAGGTGGCTACTGCCAGTCAGCTATTGAATGTATCCTTAAGTTGGCTGGTAGTTGTTGCCAGTTTCTCCCGACTAATCATAATCACAGCTGCCACCACCATAAAGCCACCGGCCACTCTATATAGATTAAGCTCTTCATTTAAGATTAGTACTGCAAGGAAAATGGTGACTATCGGTTCTAATGTCGATAAAATTGCAGTATCAGAAGCGCCAATAATCATATTGCCTAAGTTAAGTGCAATGATGGGTAAAACTGTACTAAAAACAATCAATCCTGCGATTGCTAACCAGCCACTGGTTTGTTGGGGTAGCTTCACTTCACTGGTGACTAAGGCTGCCAACGTATAGGTTAATGCTGCACCAATAAAAATGTAAGTCGTACTCACCATAATATCTTTATTGGTTAGATAATGGTTTGATAATAAAATATAAAGAGCATAACCAAGTGCTGCAGCTAAGCTAAATAAAATACCTATTAGGCTACCTTTGGGGTTTAACCCAACGGCGAAAAGCACTCCAATAAGAGCGATAGCTAATGCGGTTATTTTCAGTTTGCTTAATTGTTCTTTAAATACAAATCTGGCTAATATCATAACAAGAATAGGAAACAAGTATAGTAGAATAACCACTAAGCTTGCGGAGGCATGTTGTATGGCTGAGAAGTAACATAGTGCAATGGCAGCATAGATAACACCTAGACATATACTTGGCCAGCATAGTTTATTCATCGGCTTTTTCTGTAGCTGAAGCACTGTTAGTAAGCAGGCAGCTGCACCAATAAATCGTATCCATAACAGTCCTGCTGGGTTAGCACCGGTTGTATAGATAACAGCAGCAAATACAGGCTGAAAAGCAAATGTAGTTGCCGCAAATAAAATACATGTGGCGCCTATTGGCCATGACTTAGTTTGCATATAATAACTTAGAAGCTAATAACCCTTGGGGTATAAATTATTGAGTTTGGTTAGTATTGTGGTGAAGCGTTTAGCATAGTGATTTTTATACGAGTTATGTAGTTCAGTGCTTATCTAATTAAGACGATTACTTATCTAAAAACACTAAATAGGGTTATGCTTACCAATAAGCATGACTGATTAGTAAAAGTTGGGAGTAGTATGGCAAATACAAAGGCAGACAAAAAACACTGGTCAAAAGTTGAGTACCTTCACCAAACGGTTACCAACCCTAATATCCATATTAAAGGTTCACATAGTTATTACAGTGATGCTTGGTCAGGTCGCTTTGAAGATACTGTTGTTCGTTATTTATATGGTGATGAGTATAGTCAGGCAACTTGGATTCCCCAATGGAAAATAGATCAGCTATTTATTGGTGATTATGTTTGCATTGGTGCGGAAGCAGTTATTCTGATGGGAGGGAATCATACCCACCGGATGGATTGGTTTAGCCTTTATCCTTTTGTTGACAAGATTGCTGAGTCATACCAAGGGAAGGGTGATACAGTGATCGGTGATGGGGTATGGATTGGTATGCGAGCGATGATTATGCCAGGTATAAATATAGGTGAAGGGGCTGTGATTGCTGCCAATGCAGTAGTTACCAAGAATGTGCCTCCTTATGCTGTTGTCGCGGGTAACCCTGCAAAAGTAATTAAAATGCGGTTTTCTGATGACGTTATTGGTAGTCTGTTGGCTTTAGCAATATATGACTGGCCAGAGGAAAAGTTTGTTGCTATGCGTCGGTGGGTGTGTACTGATAATATTGAGCAGCTTGAAGCTGCTTCGATCGCTTATGATAACGAGAAAAGAGTCTAGTTAACTCGTTGGTATATTGTGTAGCCTAAGGGTTTAAAATGGTTGTTATTATGTAAGTTTTCAGCATGTCCGATATATAGATAACCATTTGGTCTTAGTATATCCACATATCTATTAATAAGCGTATTTCGCGTATCTCGATCAAAATAAATCATTACATTTCGGCAAAAGATAATGTCAAACTTTCCTTTCATTGGCCAATTATGCAAAAGGTTTAATTGATTAAATGTTATTATCTTTTGAACCGACTTTTTCACTTTTACTTTGTTATCATGTGCTGAATAAGAGAACCATTTTTTTTGTCGTTCACTACTGATGGTTTTAATTTGATCTGGGCGATACAGACCAGTTCTAGCACAATTAAGTACATTTGAGTCTACGTCGGTGGCTAAAAGTTTTGCGCTCCACCCTGGGTTGATCATCTCTCGCATAATAATGGCAATGGAGTAAGGTTCTTCGCCTGTGGAGCAGCCTGCGGACCAGATGCGGATTCGTTTGTCATGTTGGTGGTGGCGGATGATTAGAGGAAGTGCTGTTTTTTTTAAAAAGTCGAAATGGTGGGGTTCCCGGAAAAAGTAAGTTAAATTGGTAGTAATTGCATTAACAAACTCTTTATGTTCTTTATTATTTTCTTTCTTAAGTAGATCGCAATACTGAGAAAAATTTTTTAGTTTTAAACTACGCAGGCGACGCGCAAGGCGGCCATATATCATGTTTTTTTTATGCTTGTGGAGTGTGATTCCGGATATGTTATAAGCAGTTTTCTGAATAAAAGCAAAGTCATTATCGCTCATAGGAAACTCTCGGCCTAAGTAATCATTATTTACTTTAATTGTCATAATTTATTACAATTTAATAGCTATAAAATAACTAAATGATTGGCTATGGCCGGGCGTTAATTTTTATTTTTACAACTTATTCTAGTATAGTGCATCTCTAATAATTATTGATGGCCTCTGCGCAAGCTGATGGGCTCTTGAACAAGGAGGTTTGAGCAGTGTAAGGCTGGTTGCCTTTTTAATACCCTATAGAATATTTATTAGTATTATGCTAAGAGGGGGAAAGCCTTGGGATCACCAAGGCTTATGATATTAGGCAACAAATACAGATTAATGTTATTGTGCTGTTACTATTGAGTTTACGGTATGATGACCAGATAAACGCGCATTGGTTAATGTAGAGGTTATCTGGGTCTTGTCATTAAAACTGCTCATGGCTTGCACTAGCTGCTCTAGATCACTGCTACTATAGGTGTCTCCTTGTTGGTTTTTGACTTGAAGATGACGATATTGAGCTCCTGTGAACCAGCCTTTAACAATAACCTGCTGACTACGATCGGCAGCATTCAGCAGTAGTAAGCTATTGTTTTCTCGTTTTATACTGAGGCTTTCAAAGCGTAAATTAGCCCACTCTAGTGTGTCTAATTTATTATCTTCTGCATAGTTTTCTATGACGAGGGTAGTGTCTTGCTCAGTTAATTCATAAGTGTCATTACCATTACTACCGCTAACATGGTTAAGCCCCTTACTTGTACTCAACCAGTCGTTTCCATTGCCCATTTGTACAAAGACTTTAGTTTGACTTAGCTGGTTTAATTGTTGGGTATGTGTTCGGCCTTGATGTTGCCACTGATAATAACCATCCATCAAATCGACTTTATATGACGTATTATTAGCATAAGTTAAATTCAGGTATTGCAACTCTAGGGTCTGATTAACAATAGCAAAATTAAGCTCTCCTGCTTGGTGGTTTGTTTCATCAATTACTGAAACACTTAAGTGATGTTTTTGTTGCGTAAACCAATCGATTAGCTGAACCTCGGTAGCAAGATAGGCCAAAGTTAAGTGGTGACCTTTTCTTTGTAAGGCAAGATTTTGTAAGCCTTGAGTAAAACGTAAAGTGTCTTGTTTTTCATCAGTGGCTATGTTGTCAATTTCAACCTTAGTTTCATTGCCTTGGATTTGGTAAGTATCGAATCCTTCGCCACCTTTTAAGTATCCGCCTCCTATGCCGGCTACTAATGTATCGTTACCCCCATAGCCCTCAATGGTGTCAAACCCTTGGTCTCCATGTAGCCAGTTATCTTTATTATTACCTAACAGCAGATCGTTGTTTTGGCTGCCACGGGCATGATTGACTTGGTGGCTTGCAAGCATACTGGATTGCTGCTGCCCTTGATTATTTTGATAACTAATGGTTTTAGTTGCCAAATCTAGTCTAATGGTTTTAGTACCCAGTTGCTCAGAGAGCTGAATTGCTGCTAATGGTAATTGGCTTTGTTCATTCGGTTGGTTGGCAAAAGAGTATTTATTACCCAGCATATCCACAATAGTCAGGTGTTGATAGGCTCTACCCGTAAAGTAGTTATCTACTTTAGCAACTGTTATTTGGTTTGCTTGCTGTTGTTGAAAATAGCTATACAGCAACTGTAGTTGACTGTTATTCGCGAGGTTGGTTTTAGTTGGATTAGCCAGTGTATGAATTAACGGATTAAGATTTAGTTGGCTATTTGGTTGGGTTACAAGTGCTTTAGGTAATTTACTGGTGACTTGTTCAGCTAAACTTTTATTCTCTTTGTTTTTAACGACCAAAGAATGCAACTGTTTAACTAAACGTTGGTAGTCAAGCCAACGACTATCAACAGATATTACCAAGTCATTCGCTGACTGATTGGCCGTTAGCGTAGCCAGATTAGTAATTAAATAGTCTTCGACTGGTTGTAGGGGCTTATCAGTGGACTGTCTGCTAACCCAGTGGTTCGCATGATGCTTCGACTGGAAATCTAATGTATGTTGCCAGTTGTCACTTTGATAAGAAAGTTTATGTTCTCTTAACCGCATTCCGCCTGAAAAGTAATCATCATAAAGCTCTTGCCAGTTTTTTTGAAAGTGGTCATCAAAGTTATTAATGATGTCAACAGAGGTGTCTTCAATCAAGTCGTCTAATTGAATGATATAGCTATCACTGCCTTGTCCACCGGTTACAGTATCATTTCCCGTACCGCCAGCCAGTTGATCATCACCTTCATTACCGTTTAATTGATCATCACCTGCATAACCCGCTAGGGTATTGCTTTGAGCGTTGCCTATAAATTTATCATTTTTATCAGAGCCAATTAAATGTTCTATACCTGATACTTCAAACCCATAACTGTAAGGTGTATCACCAATACCTTGCGTTAAATTAATACTGACACCTTGTACTCCTTTTTGCATATAACGGCTGGAGAAATAGCTTCTTACTGATAAGGTATCTTCTCCAAGGCCACCAAAAAATTGTGACTTGCCATTATCGGCATTACCTTTACCGTGGCGCCAGCCAGTCAGTTCAAAAATATCAGCTTTATTCCCACCAAATAAATGCTTACGACCCCAGCCGGTTATTTTAAAAATATTGCGTCTTTGTTGATCACCTTGGGCGGCATCATAACCATTGCCTAGCATAAATAAGGTAGAGCCATTAGCTGATAAGTTACCTTTGGTTTTGACTAATGCAGGTTTAGGCGTATGGCCAAATACATGCCCTGGTGAATGTGGTGGCACATGTTTGTCGTATTCTTTGCGCTGTTTTGGAGATAAGTTATGGTAGTCATGGCGGCCAGTCACTCCACCAAATACTTTACCATAATGGGTTTCAATATGGCCCTGGCTATACACTAATTTATCAATTCCTGATTCAGTCAGGGTTTGAAATTGTTGGTCAATTTGCTGTTGATAGACTTTCCAGGTTTGATTATAAGCCGCTTGGTTTTGAATATCTTCAGGTACTGGAAAGCCAAAAAACACAGCTGCACCGGCACGCCATAAATCGCCTTCACTAATACCGGCTGCACGAAGGTTATTGGTTGCCCTGACTGCATTATAAATACCTTGTGCAATACTGATTGCCAAGCCAATAGCAGCACCGATTGGGCCTGCAGTAACAGTAATTAATGAGGCAATGCCAGTTGCAATGGAAACAATAGTGCCTGCTATTGCTAATGAGCCTGCAACTAAATGATCGGTTCTCTCAGCACCAGTCGTTTGGCTGGCTGCCTTAAAAGAATCTACTGCATACCAAGTGCCTAAGCCTGCACCAATAAAATTCATGGCAGCGCCAAGTTTACCTGCAGTATTTGCTAATTTGCTGGATAAACTTTGGATGCGTTGACTGTTGGCAATTAAATCTAAGGAAATATCTAATACATCTGTTGTAGAGCCAAGCCCTTCTTTGGCAGCATCATAATAATTGCCTGATTTAGCTGCTGCCAGAGTTTGATAAATAGAGCCAGGGAGTCGTGCTAGTTGCAATCCCATATTAATACGGCTAATGTTTCTGGCGATGGGAGCCAGTTTGCTACCATGTTGCTGGGAGTTGCCATATAAACTGCGTTGATTCTGATCAACCTCAGTTAGTGTTTTTAAAGTTTGTTCCAGTTGTTTATTAAGAATTGTTAGCTTAGGCTCGCTTGTTTCTAAATTAGCTACTGTGGTTAGCCGTTGCTGTAAAATTTGTTGGGCATCGTGATCACCACTGAAGTTTAAAGGGTGTTCACCTGTTTGTTGTAATCGCTGAACTAATAGTAATGCCTGATAAGCTTGGTCACCATCAACTGTCTTCAACCAGTGATAAATATGGTTAGCATCCAGGCTCAGCTGTTGTTTTATGAGTAGCGGCTCTAAGTTAGTTAACTCAGCAATTTGCTGTCCTGTAAGCCGTTGCCCATTCTGACTTAAACCTAAAGTCCATAAATCTACCCGGCTCAAACTAATGTCGGCTACGCTAACCCGGCCAAACAGATTATCTGCTTCTACCAGTCTCTGCCAAGTGGGGATTATTGGTGCTGAGATTTCATCAACAGCTCTATTGTTGGTGGTTAAATCTGTTTGAACTTCAGTCAGTTGCCATTGTTTCGTGTCTATATTAAGTTCTTTAAAGAGTAGTCTTAGTGATTTGATTGTGGGTAACTGATAGGCTTTCGCCGTATCGGCATGATAGAGAGTTAACTGATTTTTTTGTTGAACCAGTGCAAATTGTTGATTTTTAAATTGCAAACGATAAAGCAACGTTTGTTTATTGCCACTAAAAGACTGTAGGGTGGCTATCAATGGGCTTATGTTAGTGCCATTGGCAAGCTCATTGATGCTATTGACTGAAATGGTTTTTATTTGCTCTGAAAAAGCCGTACGCTGTTGGCTTTCACCATCAATTTCTGTTGGTAGCGCAGATAAAATGGTTAATTTTGCTTGGTTTGTGGCAAACTCCAAGCCATTTTCTAGGTTCTTGGTTGCTGCAGTTAAGAAGGCATGTTCCAGTTCTGTGGAGGTCAGGTTTAACTTGGTGGCGGCACTGTTTTCAGCATCGAGCGCTGGACGAAGTAACTCACTGAGTTCAACTTGGCTTTTGACGCCTACCATCAGAGGGCGTAACACATCAGAGCGTAAAATGCGCTTACCGACACTATTTAAAGCTGCTGCAAATATACTGCGTTTATCTCGGCCAAATAAATTAGCTAAACCTTCTTTGTGGTGGAATAAAGCGCCTAATAACGTTTTACTGGTATCAGAAAACTGCTCATTACTAGCTAAGTCAGCTAAGAAACGTTCTCTATGAAAGGTTAAAATTTTGGTTTTCTTATGTCCCCACGAAATTTTAAATAAAGGTTTTAAAGGGTTTGCATTTGGGCCCCTGATTAGTTCAACTACATGGACAACAGGGCGAAGTGGGTTAGGGATATTCCAAGGTTTCTTGCTTTTTACAGTTGTAATTTCACTAATGTAGCGACTAACATCTATCTTGTGTCGTTTAAAATAATTAGGATTATTAACCAGTCGCGTAATAAAGCGCCGGTCTAATTCTGGGCCAAAGCCTAAAGCATCAGCGGCTTCAATAAGAGTAATAATTCTGTCTTGGATGCGCCCTGAGCTTTGTGTATAAGGACTTCCTGTTTTTATAGATCGTAGGTGTTCACTGATTTGGCTAAATAATTGCCATTGATCATCTACATCTTGGCTTTTAACTAACTGTACCGCAGTATCTAGCAGCTTAAGTTGATCTGGTTGGGCGCGAATATCTGATAAGGCTTCACGATAAAGGCGACGGTAGTGATCATCTCCAGAAGCGAACTGTCTTTCAAGTTTATTCAGTATTCGTTCAGCGCTGTAATGAGGGTTTTTTAATAGTTGTCGATAGATCTTTTGCCAGACTCTAGCGGGTGCTTGATCTTTTGAAAATTGGTAGAGGTTGCTCACTCGATCAACTAACAGTTGGCGAAGGGAGTCATCAGAATTCCCTTCACTTGATAAAATGGCTTTTTCGGCTTTAGTGGGTGTTTCGATAATATCAAAGCGGCGGCTCATATATTGGGCAATGGCTTGAGTAAAGCCAACACCACCAATAGTTGCACCTACGCCAGCAAATAAGATAGCACTAACACCAATTCCATAAGGACCGCCTAAGATCATGCCTAACTGACCGGCGGTTAATACAATATTGCCAAAAATATCAACTATATGAGCATTGCGTTGATTGGTATAAAACTGGTTGATAATACCCTTAACTTGTCGTAATTCAGGGCTGGCGTTGATGAGTTCATTATTACGTAAGGTACCTAGCCACTCATTAAGGGTTTTGACTTCTTGAATACCTAAACCTGCTTTTGCTAGTCCTGCTACCACCATTTGGGCCTGGCCAATAACATTAAAAGTATCGCCAATAGTGCTAATCACTTGTCCATAAGGAATGGTGTTTTCACCTATTAAAAGCTGACTGGTAGCTCTGGTTTCAAATGAAATCATACCCCAGTACATGGAGCCTAAACCAGACTCAGTAAAATTCCCGGCTAAACGACTTTCAATAAACTTTAGCCATTTTTCTTCTTGTGCACCTCGAAGCTCTGCAATTTTTTGTAATAGTGTTTGAGTATCCGGTGATTTGGGATCAAAAAGGTTGGCATTGTCTAAAGCTTTCAGTAGTTGGTTGATATTTTCATTACTATTGTTGCTATCACTATTTGCAAGTTGTTGCTCAATAGTTACTCTATGCTCGGATATTGTGTCAATTAACTTTCTTACTTGGGTAACAGCATCGCTAATTTCAGTATCATCGCTTAGTTTGAGCTGGTTAAATTGTTTAAATAAAGCTTTTTTAAACCGTAATTGCTTGACAAGAGAGTCTACACTGGGGGGGTGGTCACTTGTTAATTGCTGTTCTTTAGCAAGTAATTCAGTTTGTAGTGTTTTTGTTAGCTCTTCCTTTAGCTCACTGATATTATCTTTTAATTCGGCAAACGCTTCTGATGCTTCATTACGTTCTTCTAGAGCACCTAACCAACCTTTATGTACCACTGCAATAAATCCAGGATATAAGCCTAGAGCCTGCACTGTTTGTACAAGCTTTCTTGGTAATCCTGAATTTTCTAAACTAACGGCTAAATCATCTCCACCATCAATAACCAATACCGGGCCACTTTCACCAGATGCAATAGGCGACACATTATGACCATTACGGCCTCTCAACTTTCGAAATAACCATGTTAGATGTTTTGCTCGACTTCTTTTATAGCCTTTTTGCAGAGCAGTCTGTGCATCATCAAGATTGGTGAAATGCATTGTTTGCTCTAGAGGGCCTCCACTAACTTTCCAGGGAAAGCTATTTGAGTTGCTTTTAGAAATAGAGACGCCATATGTGCTTTTAAGTTGTTCACTAGAGGTTAGGCTTGATAAGTCGTTTATATTTTGAGCCATCAGTACAATCTACTCCAGATGGTGTGTGCTAGATAAATAGAATCAGTAAAGCAGGGGATACCTGGACTTATATTGGTTTGGGATTTCTTCAGTCAAAGAACTTGTGCTCTTGGATATCCTCTTAAATAGCCAGGTTAGATACAGCCAAAGTGGAAGAGGTATTGACTAAGTAGGGAATCAATAAGTAGGTAATTGGCTTTGTATTGACTGCTATACATTCAATTTTGGGTTATTACGTAATACGACAGTTTATAGAATATAAATGATAATGATTTATATTTGCGGTGTTATTTTTGTAACCGTTGGTATCGTTGTGTAAACCTGGGTAAGAGTAGAAAGTGATAATACCAATTCATAACCATGCTGATTTATCAGATATCATTATGCTGTGAATAATACTGTGATGCACCTATATCATTCATATTAGCTAAAGCTCGTATAAAAATAATACACAAAATATTGATTTTCATACTTAGAAAAAAATCAGGCTAACAAGAATTTTTTTAGAGTATTTAATGGGGTTGGTATTATATAAAAGCAAAATTTTATATTTGCTGGTCATTAAGCTGTAATTATAAATAGTTAAGGTAAGCAATTACTGTTAACTCTAGACAGCTTAAAAACTTTTTCAAAACTAAATTGAATAAAACAATTTACTAATTGTCAAAGAAGCCCGAAAATACCCAGTACCTCACTGTTTGACAATTGTCTGAGTAGTCATGGAGCTGTACTTACTGGAAATATCTTTTGTAGGATATAAAGCCTTATTGTTGGCTATAGAGACCTATATGGTGTGTTGATACTAACATTTTATTGGTTATAGCCTTCTCATAGAAGGCATAGTATTGATATACCTTTAGCTGGTAATAAAAAGGTTATTTTGAAATTAAAAAAATGCAGGGTATAGCTCCATTTTAAAACCTGTTGTAGTGCTAAATTAAAAATCAAGGAAACGAAATGGTTGCTCGTATTAACTTACATCTATCTCAAGAAGAAATATTTTTTGATCAGGTTAAAAACCCTAAAACCACCCAGTGGAATATAGGTAATAATATTAAAATAACTGGTTTTCTTGATGTTGAAGTATTTATAGAGGCATTAAATTTAGCTGTTGATAATTTAGATTTATTTCAGCTTAAAGTTAATG
It encodes:
- a CDS encoding bestrophin family protein gives rise to the protein MIKNKPFSFYTLLKGIGPELSIVFIYAIVVERIDELFKTIEIPVYLVSILGTFLSILCSFMLAQSYDRWWEARKIWGGIVNESRTLIRKVITFVGDDLAQHQHNIALRQIIWCHAMAQHLRYDKFTTVVLKYIEKENIDNHVPNTLLDLHYNEVNQLRNKRAINEIQQLQINKSLNLICDYMGQCERIKNTIFPISYKLIIKIGIYVFATILPVSINGLSAPIEIFISFMVPSLFLLIYELCDEIQAPFKNNPNSIPIENIAHKIQLNIEDMCHKKLLKHEYHEHKHYVI
- a CDS encoding CatB-related O-acetyltransferase — translated: MANTKADKKHWSKVEYLHQTVTNPNIHIKGSHSYYSDAWSGRFEDTVVRYLYGDEYSQATWIPQWKIDQLFIGDYVCIGAEAVILMGGNHTHRMDWFSLYPFVDKIAESYQGKGDTVIGDGVWIGMRAMIMPGINIGEGAVIAANAVVTKNVPPYAVVAGNPAKVIKMRFSDDVIGSLLALAIYDWPEEKFVAMRRWVCTDNIEQLEAASIAYDNEKRV
- a CDS encoding DMT family transporter, translated to MQTKSWPIGATCILFAATTFAFQPVFAAVIYTTGANPAGLLWIRFIGAAACLLTVLQLQKKPMNKLCWPSICLGVIYAAIALCYFSAIQHASASLVVILLYLFPILVMILARFVFKEQLSKLKITALAIALIGVLFAVGLNPKGSLIGILFSLAAALGYALYILLSNHYLTNKDIMVSTTYIFIGAALTYTLAALVTSEVKLPQQTSGWLAIAGLIVFSTVLPIIALNLGNMIIGASDTAILSTLEPIVTIFLAVLILNEELNLYRVAGGFMVVAAVIMISREKLATTTSQLKDTFNS
- a CDS encoding CheR family methyltransferase, whose protein sequence is MTIKVNNDYLGREFPMSDNDFAFIQKTAYNISGITLHKHKKNMIYGRLARRLRSLKLKNFSQYCDLLKKENNKEHKEFVNAITTNLTYFFREPHHFDFLKKTALPLIIRHHQHDKRIRIWSAGCSTGEEPYSIAIIMREMINPGWSAKLLATDVDSNVLNCARTGLYRPDQIKTISSERQKKWFSYSAHDNKVKVKKSVQKIITFNQLNLLHNWPMKGKFDIIFCRNVMIYFDRDTRNTLINRYVDILRPNGYLYIGHAENLHNNNHFKPLGYTIYQRVN
- the can gene encoding carbonate dehydratase, with product MPEIKQLFANNTKWSESIKSEKPEYFAKLNQGQSPGFLWIGCSDSRVPAERLTGLHSGELFVHRNVANQVIHTDLNCLSVVQYAVDVLKVKHVIVCGHYGCGGVQASIENPKLGLINNWLLHIRDLYLKYRTSLESLPKDQWTNKLCEINVAAQVYNLGHSTIMQNAWERGQDIEIHGVVYGIGDGKLLDLGMSCSSRDTLEMNYQTAMEKIINSVAINKAL